Proteins from a single region of Puntigrus tetrazona isolate hp1 chromosome 2, ASM1883169v1, whole genome shotgun sequence:
- the rgs1 gene encoding regulator of G-protein signaling 21 isoform X2, which yields MQRTLLSEMAIKFCCFSQEPVDDVDSWGESIEKLLSCKAGQAAFQDFLKSEYSEENILFWLACEEYKKISSAPEMISRANQIYTEFVQTEAPRQVNIDSGTRTNITNNISEPNLSSFDTAQKMIFSLMARDCYPRFLKSDVYQSILQKHGKS from the exons ATGCAGAGGACACTGCTGTCAGAGATGGCCATAAA ATTTTGTTGCTTTTCTCAGGAACCCGTGGACGACGTGGACTCTTGGGGCGAGTCCATCGAGAAGCTTCTGTCCTGCAAAG CGGGACAGGCGGCTTTCCAGGACTTCCTAAAGTCGGAATACAGTGAGGAAAATATTCTGTTCTGGCTGGCATGTGAGGAATACAAGAAGATCTCGAGCGCACCGGAGATGATCAGCAGGGCGAACCAAATCTACACGGAGTTTGTGCAAACAGAAGCACCCAGACAG GTCAACATTGATTCTGGGACCCGcacaaatataacaaacaaCATCTCGGAGCCGAACCTGAGCTCATTTGATACGGCACAGAAGATGATCTTCAGTCTAATGGCGAGAGACTGCTATCCCAGGTTTCTGAAGTCTGACGTCTACCAGTCCATTCTGCAAAAGCATGGAAAGAGCTGA
- the rgs1 gene encoding regulator of G-protein signaling 21 isoform X1: MYLKSASPVKDLHVIFKGRFCCFSQEPVDDVDSWGESIEKLLSCKAGQAAFQDFLKSEYSEENILFWLACEEYKKISSAPEMISRANQIYTEFVQTEAPRQVNIDSGTRTNITNNISEPNLSSFDTAQKMIFSLMARDCYPRFLKSDVYQSILQKHGKS, translated from the exons ATGTATTTGAAATCAGCTTCACCGGTGAAGGATCTCCATGTAATTTTCAAGGGTAGATTTTGTTGCTTTTCTCAGGAACCCGTGGACGACGTGGACTCTTGGGGCGAGTCCATCGAGAAGCTTCTGTCCTGCAAAG CGGGACAGGCGGCTTTCCAGGACTTCCTAAAGTCGGAATACAGTGAGGAAAATATTCTGTTCTGGCTGGCATGTGAGGAATACAAGAAGATCTCGAGCGCACCGGAGATGATCAGCAGGGCGAACCAAATCTACACGGAGTTTGTGCAAACAGAAGCACCCAGACAG GTCAACATTGATTCTGGGACCCGcacaaatataacaaacaaCATCTCGGAGCCGAACCTGAGCTCATTTGATACGGCACAGAAGATGATCTTCAGTCTAATGGCGAGAGACTGCTATCCCAGGTTTCTGAAGTCTGACGTCTACCAGTCCATTCTGCAAAAGCATGGAAAGAGCTGA
- the rgs18 gene encoding regulator of G-protein signaling 18 isoform X1 encodes MKMSPLSLSEDISIPSCHLLCRNRFVHHYNGSSEATATFNFSAPKEEAYFKMLSEDELLAGRMRETNLRSKDKKGRLSLLLARSGSHENVSPEKKPTAKTNHITPDVALRWGNSFEELLSHSDGVEVFTRFLRTEFSEENIEFWLACEEFKNTESATKLQSKAKQIHAIFIDKEAPKEINIDHSTKATIEKNILKPNRSCFEVAQNKIYSLMKRDCYPRFLTSDIYLTLTKRAGPPTMTRRRSRSFVFNERPEGTAAWL; translated from the exons ATGAAGATGTCACCCTTGTCTCTGTCTGAGGACATTTCTATTCCCTCCTGTCATTTATTGTGCCGAAACAGATTTGTCCATCATTATAATGGCTCTTCAGAGGCAACAGCCACG TTTAACTTCTCTGCCCCCAAGGAGGAAGCATATTTCAAAATGCTCAGTGAGGACGAGCTGCTCGCCGGCAGAATGAGAGAGACCAACTTGAG GAGTAAGGATAAAAAAGGTCGACTCAGTCTTCTTCTGGCAAGGTCTGGATCTCATGAGAATGTCAGTCCTGAAAAGAAACCAACAGCTAAAACCAACCA CATCACGCCAGACGTGGCTCTGAGATGGGGTAATTCATTTGAGGAGCTGCTGAGTCACTCAG ATGGGGTGGAAGTCTTCACGCGGTTTCTGCGCACCGAATTCAGCGAGGAAAACATCGAGTTTTGGTTAGCCTGTGAAGAATTCAAGAATACTGAGTCTGCAACCAAACTGCAGTCTAAAGCCAAACAGATACATGCCATTTTCATCGATAAGGAAGCACCCAAAGAG ATCAACATCGACCACTCGACCAAGGCCACCATTGAGAAGAACATCCTGAAGCCAAACAGGTCCTGCTTTGAGgtagcacaaaataaaatctacagCTTAATGAAAAGAGACTGCTACCCACGATTCCTCACCTCCGACATCTACTTGACCCTGACCAAGAGGGCAGGCCCGCCCACTATGACCAGGAGAAGGTCCCGCTCCTTCGTTTTTAATGAGCGTCCTGAAGGCACAGCCGCCTGGTTGTAA
- the rgs18 gene encoding regulator of G-protein signaling 18 isoform X2, whose translation MLSEDELLAGRMRETNLRSKDKKGRLSLLLARSGSHENVSPEKKPTAKTNHITPDVALRWGNSFEELLSHSDGVEVFTRFLRTEFSEENIEFWLACEEFKNTESATKLQSKAKQIHAIFIDKEAPKEINIDHSTKATIEKNILKPNRSCFEVAQNKIYSLMKRDCYPRFLTSDIYLTLTKRAGPPTMTRRRSRSFVFNERPEGTAAWL comes from the exons ATGCTCAGTGAGGACGAGCTGCTCGCCGGCAGAATGAGAGAGACCAACTTGAG GAGTAAGGATAAAAAAGGTCGACTCAGTCTTCTTCTGGCAAGGTCTGGATCTCATGAGAATGTCAGTCCTGAAAAGAAACCAACAGCTAAAACCAACCA CATCACGCCAGACGTGGCTCTGAGATGGGGTAATTCATTTGAGGAGCTGCTGAGTCACTCAG ATGGGGTGGAAGTCTTCACGCGGTTTCTGCGCACCGAATTCAGCGAGGAAAACATCGAGTTTTGGTTAGCCTGTGAAGAATTCAAGAATACTGAGTCTGCAACCAAACTGCAGTCTAAAGCCAAACAGATACATGCCATTTTCATCGATAAGGAAGCACCCAAAGAG ATCAACATCGACCACTCGACCAAGGCCACCATTGAGAAGAACATCCTGAAGCCAAACAGGTCCTGCTTTGAGgtagcacaaaataaaatctacagCTTAATGAAAAGAGACTGCTACCCACGATTCCTCACCTCCGACATCTACTTGACCCTGACCAAGAGGGCAGGCCCGCCCACTATGACCAGGAGAAGGTCCCGCTCCTTCGTTTTTAATGAGCGTCCTGAAGGCACAGCCGCCTGGTTGTAA